The Solibacillus sp. FSL W7-1464 genome contains a region encoding:
- a CDS encoding histidine kinase, whose protein sequence is MKKLILFNLLFCIVVIFTAFNYVNSKSRSAVVFNYVGDYMETNYDIDRENIILVENNFRRGMGLFEIEVQDSVTDNYYFYEVDIREDYSLIYIRDLSELHRKNKADQER, encoded by the coding sequence ATGAAAAAGTTAATTCTCTTTAATCTATTATTTTGTATAGTAGTGATTTTTACTGCATTCAATTATGTTAATAGTAAATCTCGAAGCGCGGTTGTATTCAATTATGTGGGAGACTATATGGAAACAAACTATGATATCGATAGGGAAAATATCATTTTAGTAGAAAATAATTTCCGAAGAGGCATGGGGTTGTTTGAAATAGAAGTTCAAGATAGTGTTACGGACAACTATTACTTTTATGAAGTGGATATTAGAGAGGACTATTCATTAATCTATATAAGGGATCTTTCAGAGTTACACCGTAAAAATAAGGCGGATCAAGAAAGGTGA
- a CDS encoding tRNA U-34 5-methylaminomethyl-2-thiouridine biosynthesis protein: MKKLLGLILGTVAGWLIWGYFTDDFSGERLFMFLMGINMGYIIGRIAPKRKKVDLGT; the protein is encoded by the coding sequence TTGAAAAAGTTACTTGGTTTAATATTAGGAACAGTTGCAGGTTGGCTAATATGGGGATATTTTACGGATGACTTTTCAGGGGAAAGATTGTTCATGTTTTTAATGGGAATCAATATGGGGTATATAATCGGTAGAATTGCCCCAAAACGAAAAAAGGTTGATTTAGGAACTTGA
- a CDS encoding DMT family transporter gives MGLFMILFTLIGGITLSAQSSINGTFSQKAGTIETTFLTFLTGTMFLTIFILFFGNGNLLGILEAPKWQLSAAFLGTMYLLLTVMAVPRIGVIATSIAGIAGQLVIGVIIDHFGWFNSLVIEIDVKRTFALLFMFISLYFIYKGNKRTKENT, from the coding sequence ATGGGATTATTTATGATTCTATTCACGTTGATCGGCGGTATCACATTAAGTGCACAGTCATCTATCAATGGTACATTTAGTCAAAAAGCCGGAACAATTGAAACAACATTTTTAACCTTCCTTACCGGGACAATGTTTTTGACGATATTTATTTTATTTTTTGGCAACGGGAATCTGCTTGGAATTTTAGAGGCGCCAAAATGGCAATTAAGTGCAGCATTTTTAGGTACGATGTATTTACTGTTGACAGTTATGGCCGTTCCACGAATTGGAGTGATTGCAACGAGTATTGCCGGTATAGCTGGTCAATTAGTAATCGGAGTGATTATTGATCATTTTGGGTGGTTCAATAGTTTAGTCATAGAAATCGATGTTAAACGGACATTCGCTTTACTCTTTATGTTTATCTCCCTCTATTTTATCTATAAAGGGAACAAACGCACTAAAGAAAATACATAA
- a CDS encoding ArsR/SmtB family transcription factor, with amino-acid sequence MEPIDVFKALSNETRLNILEWLKEPEKHFPKQGAHLPKEVSYKGGVCVGDIQEKAKISQSTVSSYLNMMQKAGLLESIRHGQWTYYRRNEEFIHQLAEYFKTDI; translated from the coding sequence ATGGAACCTATTGATGTATTCAAAGCATTATCGAATGAAACAAGACTCAATATCCTGGAGTGGTTAAAGGAACCCGAGAAACATTTCCCAAAGCAAGGCGCTCACCTGCCAAAGGAGGTAAGTTATAAGGGTGGAGTATGTGTTGGGGATATTCAGGAAAAGGCCAAAATTTCTCAATCTACGGTTTCGAGCTACTTAAATATGATGCAAAAAGCTGGTTTACTTGAGTCGATTCGCCATGGACAATGGACATATTACAGACGTAATGAAGAATTTATTCATCAGTTAGCTGAATACTTTAAAACAGATATCTAA
- the istA gene encoding IS21 family transposase, giving the protein MISLEKKQLVLIEYYQHNTSQRQIAEKLNMSRNTVKKYIEQDLAARQQDTRNLPITDNYVTPPAYKKRKGKKRALTNTVMKRIREMMKQNENKREVNMHKQQLKIIDIHDKLLDEGFKIGYTTVRNFVNREEKKQKEVFIRQEPKVGREIEFDWGEVKLFIDGKLRSFSMAVFTLAYSNDRFARLYESETMVCVQDAHVKCIEALGFVPHVFTYDNMRTVVKNFIGYDRFITDGMKSLSLHYHFQIRLCQPRKGNEKGHVERSVEYIRRKAFAHRDTFVSLEEAQEYLVSIIEKLNGRVHYLKEKTHHELMLEEKAERAGSLTAAPFDPAELVELRVDKYSTVTYRHNRYSVPEGHVGEYIKLKARAEEVLLFSEGECIAKHKRSWQVHAWVMNIYHYLNTLEKKKGALAQSECLSQAPKDIKNIYHRYYIGNEKDFLELLVYVKERDCLTRVLEVITELEKNPLVHLTTEKIIFLAEQSAEVRTVLTGQDDVTSQSLDNLSSLAALFHSKGTGVVH; this is encoded by the coding sequence GTGATCAGTTTGGAGAAAAAGCAATTGGTATTGATTGAGTACTACCAGCACAATACAAGTCAGCGTCAAATTGCAGAGAAGCTTAATATGTCACGAAATACTGTTAAGAAATATATCGAACAAGACTTAGCGGCAAGACAACAAGATACAAGGAATTTACCGATTACAGATAATTACGTTACGCCTCCGGCATATAAAAAGCGTAAGGGAAAAAAGAGAGCTTTAACAAATACGGTGATGAAGCGTATTCGCGAGATGATGAAACAGAATGAAAATAAGCGTGAAGTAAATATGCATAAGCAGCAATTAAAGATTATTGATATACATGACAAACTTTTAGATGAAGGGTTTAAAATCGGCTATACGACAGTTCGCAATTTCGTGAATCGTGAGGAAAAGAAGCAAAAGGAAGTATTCATCCGCCAAGAGCCTAAAGTTGGTCGTGAAATTGAGTTTGATTGGGGAGAAGTAAAGTTATTTATCGATGGAAAACTAAGAAGTTTTTCAATGGCCGTATTTACTCTAGCCTATAGTAACGATCGCTTTGCGCGACTCTACGAATCAGAAACAATGGTTTGTGTACAGGATGCACACGTAAAATGTATCGAAGCTTTAGGCTTTGTGCCACACGTTTTTACATACGATAATATGCGTACAGTTGTCAAAAACTTTATCGGTTATGATCGTTTTATTACCGACGGTATGAAAAGTTTATCCTTGCATTATCATTTTCAAATACGACTTTGTCAGCCTCGTAAAGGCAATGAAAAAGGCCATGTGGAGCGAAGTGTGGAATACATACGTCGCAAAGCATTTGCGCATCGAGATACGTTTGTTTCTTTAGAAGAGGCACAGGAGTATTTAGTTTCTATTATCGAAAAATTAAATGGTCGCGTTCATTATTTGAAAGAGAAAACACATCATGAATTGATGTTGGAAGAAAAAGCTGAACGAGCTGGCAGTTTAACAGCGGCACCGTTCGACCCTGCAGAATTAGTGGAGCTACGTGTGGATAAATATAGTACGGTTACCTACCGTCACAATCGCTACTCTGTACCCGAGGGGCATGTAGGAGAATACATTAAGTTAAAAGCTCGTGCAGAGGAAGTGCTTCTATTTAGCGAAGGTGAATGCATCGCGAAGCATAAACGAAGCTGGCAAGTTCATGCCTGGGTGATGAATATCTACCACTATTTAAACACCTTGGAAAAGAAAAAAGGTGCCTTAGCCCAAAGTGAATGTTTGAGCCAAGCACCAAAAGATATAAAAAATATCTACCACCGCTATTATATCGGAAATGAAAAAGATTTTCTAGAACTACTTGTTTATGTCAAAGAACGAGATTGCCTAACAAGAGTACTAGAAGTCATTACTGAACTAGAAAAGAACCCTTTGGTTCATCTAACAACGGAAAAAATCATTTTCTTAGCAGAACAGTCAGCTGAAGTACGTACTGTTTTAACTGGCCAAGATGATGTCACCAGTCAATCTTTAGATAATTTATCTTCATTAGCAGCATTATTTCATTCTAAAGGAACAGGAGTGGTTCATTAA
- a CDS encoding UDP-N-acetylmuramyl pentapeptide phosphotransferase: MLYFTLSIGLVMVVMTTKLTQKFKLSSIWLIVGQISASLIIILLGDLEVSYINQIELGYLAIPFSLLFLVGFTNVMNVEQEQQPLILVLPCISLLCLSAAAFVMGYTFVSITGLFAVLTIMLCRSVLGEKVLGKPFTSSIGFVMAVLSLILFKSSFITIYIPIFTLALPLAVYLILQTKITNAQAMTISASITVLFGLLMFIIPFNIVWYLVVGATVILAISQLSRKYRFI; encoded by the coding sequence TTGTTATATTTCACACTATCCATAGGTTTGGTTATGGTCGTAATGACAACGAAGCTTACTCAAAAATTTAAATTATCGAGCATCTGGTTGATAGTTGGTCAAATTAGCGCATCATTAATCATCATATTGTTGGGTGATCTTGAAGTTAGTTATATTAACCAAATTGAATTAGGTTATTTAGCGATTCCATTTTCTTTATTATTCCTAGTAGGGTTCACTAATGTAATGAATGTAGAACAAGAACAGCAACCGTTAATTTTGGTGTTACCTTGTATTTCTTTACTATGTCTTTCCGCAGCTGCTTTTGTTATGGGGTACACTTTTGTTTCGATCACCGGCCTATTTGCTGTATTAACAATTATGTTGTGTCGTTCAGTTTTAGGCGAAAAGGTTTTAGGGAAACCCTTTACTTCATCGATCGGTTTTGTAATGGCAGTATTATCACTAATTCTATTTAAAAGTTCATTTATTACAATTTACATACCGATTTTTACATTGGCATTACCGTTAGCAGTTTATCTTATTTTACAAACGAAAATAACGAATGCACAGGCAATGACTATTAGCGCTTCAATAACTGTATTATTCGGATTACTAATGTTTATCATTCCGTTTAACATAGTATGGTACTTGGTCGTTGGGGCAACAGTTATTTTAGCCATTTCACAACTATCGAGGAAGTATCGATTTATTTAG
- a CDS encoding NUDIX hydrolase, protein MGYIMELRKKIGTDPIIMVGACVLIVNEKAQLLLQHRKDNNSWGLPGGAMELGESLEEVAVREMEEETGLTPIRLELFRTFSGKEFYYKYPYGDEVYNVVTAFICKNYEGSIKFDESEATDIRFFDLTDLPVISPPDDPVIKDFLKTCN, encoded by the coding sequence TTGGGATATATTATGGAGTTGCGTAAAAAGATTGGTACTGACCCGATCATTATGGTGGGAGCTTGCGTTTTAATAGTGAATGAGAAGGCTCAATTACTTCTACAACATAGAAAAGATAATAATAGCTGGGGACTTCCTGGTGGGGCGATGGAATTAGGTGAAAGCTTGGAAGAAGTGGCAGTGAGGGAAATGGAAGAGGAAACCGGATTAACCCCCATACGGTTGGAATTGTTCAGAACATTTTCTGGTAAAGAGTTTTATTATAAATATCCTTATGGTGATGAAGTTTATAACGTCGTTACCGCCTTTATCTGTAAAAACTATGAAGGTTCGATTAAATTCGATGAATCAGAAGCAACGGATATACGATTTTTCGATTTAACAGATTTACCGGTAATCAGTCCTCCAGATGATCCGGTAATTAAGGATTTCTTGAAAACTTGTAACTAA
- a CDS encoding 3-isopropylmalate dehydrogenase — MGNFLVVLMIFLIVIANIIGFIVFKRERSLYSAALIILLLAGVFGGLGIALSLFINDAFAIFYGLNLAGYLLINSIIVFLIAILVTVIKKFNRIF, encoded by the coding sequence ATGGGTAATTTTTTAGTCGTACTCATGATTTTTTTAATCGTTATTGCAAACATAATTGGCTTTATAGTTTTCAAAAGAGAGAGAAGTCTGTACTCTGCAGCATTAATAATATTACTGCTGGCAGGTGTATTTGGGGGGCTAGGAATTGCGTTATCATTATTTATTAATGATGCCTTTGCCATATTTTACGGATTAAACCTTGCCGGCTATTTACTGATAAATAGCATTATTGTATTTCTTATTGCCATTTTGGTTACTGTAATTAAAAAATTTAACCGTATCTTTTAA
- a CDS encoding alpha/beta hydrolase translates to MNYIFNQGKEDKPVFLLLHGTGGDENSLLALAEIIDPEASVLSVRGNILEHGMPRFFRRLAEGVFDMEDLTFRTKELYEFIGEKAREYGFDRQNIIAIGYSNGANIAANLLFEYENALKGAVLHHPMVPNHEATVAKQNGTQVFIAAGVNDPICPQQEAIDLERYLTDAGANVTLEWESNGHQLTMNEVQKAKAWYERSF, encoded by the coding sequence ATGAACTATATTTTTAATCAAGGTAAAGAAGACAAGCCGGTATTTTTACTGTTGCACGGTACAGGCGGAGATGAGAACAGCCTGCTTGCACTGGCAGAAATCATTGATCCGGAAGCATCTGTTTTAAGTGTGCGCGGCAATATTTTGGAACATGGAATGCCACGATTTTTCCGCCGTTTAGCTGAAGGCGTGTTTGATATGGAAGATTTGACTTTCCGTACGAAGGAACTGTATGAATTTATCGGCGAGAAAGCACGTGAATACGGCTTTGACCGTCAAAACATCATTGCGATCGGTTATTCAAATGGTGCCAATATCGCAGCGAACCTGTTATTTGAATATGAAAATGCATTAAAAGGGGCGGTTCTGCATCATCCAATGGTTCCGAATCATGAAGCGACTGTTGCGAAACAGAACGGCACACAAGTATTTATCGCAGCAGGAGTGAATGACCCGATTTGTCCTCAGCAAGAAGCGATTGATCTGGAGCGTTATTTAACGGATGCAGGTGCGAACGTGACATTGGAATGGGAATCCAACGGTCACCAGCTGACGATGAATGAAGTGCAAAAAGCGAAGGCCTGGTATGAGCGCTCGTTTTAA
- the rnz gene encoding ribonuclease Z, giving the protein MQIQFLGTGAGMPSKERNTSSIAFKLLEERGSIWLFDCGEATQHQILHTTIKPRKIDKIFITHLHGDHIFGLPGFLSSRSFLGGEDVLTIYGPAGLQQWIEQTLQLSKTHLTYPIVFVEVKDGIVFEDEQFTVRALPLQHVVPCFGYRIEQKPMQGELLIDKALALGVPKGPLLGQLKAGHSVQLEDGTVVESSDVTSPPQQGFTVAVLGDTKYCENSIRLAQNADVVVHEATFDHSTIELAGKYGHATNTEAAKIAKEAQASHLLLNHISARFLKPDLIPFLEEAKAIFENSYLANDFSQYEWRKNELLEIE; this is encoded by the coding sequence ATGCAAATCCAATTTTTAGGTACGGGTGCAGGGATGCCTTCAAAAGAGCGCAATACAAGTTCGATCGCATTCAAACTGCTGGAAGAACGGGGCTCAATTTGGCTGTTTGACTGCGGGGAAGCGACACAGCATCAAATTTTGCATACAACGATTAAACCGCGCAAAATCGATAAAATCTTTATTACGCATTTACACGGCGACCATATTTTCGGGCTGCCCGGTTTTTTAAGTTCCCGGTCTTTTTTAGGCGGGGAGGATGTGCTCACAATATACGGGCCGGCCGGGTTACAACAATGGATTGAACAAACATTGCAATTATCAAAAACCCATTTAACGTATCCGATTGTATTTGTCGAAGTAAAAGATGGAATCGTGTTTGAAGATGAGCAGTTTACGGTACGTGCACTGCCGCTGCAGCATGTTGTCCCGTGCTTCGGCTACCGGATTGAACAAAAGCCGATGCAGGGCGAGCTGCTGATCGACAAGGCTTTGGCATTAGGTGTGCCAAAAGGTCCGCTATTAGGCCAATTAAAAGCAGGTCATTCAGTACAACTGGAAGATGGCACTGTTGTCGAAAGCAGTGATGTGACGTCACCGCCACAGCAAGGGTTCACTGTAGCTGTTTTAGGGGACACCAAGTACTGCGAAAACAGCATCCGATTAGCACAAAATGCGGATGTTGTCGTACACGAAGCAACCTTTGACCATTCCACAATAGAACTGGCGGGCAAGTATGGACATGCGACGAATACGGAAGCGGCAAAAATCGCGAAAGAGGCACAAGCGAGCCATTTGCTGTTGAATCATATAAGCGCCCGATTTTTGAAGCCTGATCTCATTCCGTTTTTGGAAGAAGCAAAGGCAATCTTCGAAAACAGCTATTTAGCAAATGATTTCAGCCAGTATGAGTGGCGGAAAAACGAGTTGCTGGAAATTGAATAG
- a CDS encoding acyl-phosphate glycerol 3-phosphate acyltransferase, with product MQQPTISPKVLRLLVIFPNVMSYILLFGVVVYIRTNLDMLKATDGLTMWLIIAAVLGSISLYTTFSIVKRIKNGLL from the coding sequence ATGCAGCAACCGACAATTTCACCGAAAGTATTACGATTGCTAGTTATTTTTCCAAATGTCATGAGCTATATTCTGTTATTTGGGGTCGTTGTGTACATACGAACAAACTTGGACATGCTGAAGGCGACAGATGGCTTAACGATGTGGCTGATCATTGCCGCGGTATTAGGTTCGATCTCGCTCTATACAACATTCAGTATCGTGAAGCGGATTAAGAATGGATTATTGTAA
- the proC gene encoding pyrroline-5-carboxylate reductase, with protein sequence MQKIIFIGAGSMAEALIHGWIKKNVINPHALFISNRSNKERLKDLVESYDVNLLEDHTQMQDADLVILAMKPKDARAAMEIIAPYLGAETAIISVLAGVTIETIEQYLGSRSIARVMPNTSATIGMSASGIAFNPHVTDVQRSLYIQMLEAIGIVIEVEEEKLHAVTALAGSGPAYLYYLVEAFEQAGAEFGLSKEVVRELMVQTIAGSAEMLKSGNVEPSILRRKVTSPGGTTEAGIKALESMSFNEAIVNCVRSAENRSRELARGE encoded by the coding sequence ATGCAAAAAATTATTTTTATCGGCGCAGGTTCGATGGCAGAAGCGCTCATTCACGGTTGGATCAAAAAGAATGTCATCAATCCACATGCCCTGTTTATATCCAATCGGTCCAATAAAGAACGACTTAAAGATTTGGTCGAAAGCTATGATGTCAACCTGTTGGAGGACCATACACAGATGCAGGACGCGGATCTCGTCATTTTGGCAATGAAACCGAAAGATGCACGTGCTGCAATGGAAATTATCGCCCCATATCTAGGTGCAGAAACGGCTATAATATCGGTGCTCGCCGGTGTAACGATTGAAACAATTGAACAGTATCTTGGCAGCCGTTCGATAGCTCGTGTCATGCCGAACACTTCTGCAACAATCGGCATGTCTGCATCCGGTATTGCGTTCAATCCACATGTAACAGACGTGCAGCGTTCGCTTTATATCCAAATGCTTGAAGCGATCGGCATCGTCATTGAAGTCGAAGAAGAAAAGCTTCATGCAGTTACAGCGCTTGCCGGAAGCGGCCCTGCCTATTTATACTATTTGGTTGAAGCATTTGAACAGGCCGGTGCTGAGTTTGGGCTATCGAAAGAAGTCGTGCGGGAACTGATGGTACAGACAATTGCCGGTTCAGCGGAAATGCTGAAATCAGGAAACGTGGAACCTTCAATATTGCGCAGAAAAGTAACGAGTCCAGGCGGAACGACAGAAGCCGGAATTAAAGCACTTGAGTCGATGTCCTTTAACGAAGCGATTGTGAACTGTGTCAGGAGTGCGGAAAACCGCTCAAGAGAACTGGCGCGCGGGGAATAA
- the istB gene encoding IS21-like element helper ATPase IstB: MDKQKEMIEMCKELRLPSIRSLLEQEVLFEQHTTPADFLYFALKQEMEDRYVRAKANRIRLANFPEKKLLEELDVEALPQNAAVRLPHLKELKFIQEKQNVLLIGSPGTGKTHLAIGLGIEACLAGYKVYFTSVASLVNQLKESRSARTLRSFELKFEKYDLVIIDELGYISFDKEGAELLFTHLSLRAGRAATIITSNLTFERWEEVFHDPVLTSALTDRLTHRAHIINMIGGSYRILETKEWIEQSNF, translated from the coding sequence ATGGACAAGCAAAAAGAGATGATTGAAATGTGTAAAGAATTACGTTTACCAAGTATTCGTTCTTTACTTGAACAAGAAGTATTATTTGAACAACATACAACCCCGGCTGACTTTCTCTATTTCGCTTTAAAACAGGAAATGGAGGACCGATACGTGCGAGCAAAAGCTAATCGAATTCGATTAGCCAACTTCCCAGAGAAAAAGCTATTAGAGGAATTAGATGTAGAGGCACTGCCGCAAAATGCGGCGGTTCGCCTTCCTCATTTGAAGGAACTAAAGTTTATACAGGAGAAGCAAAATGTATTATTAATTGGCTCACCTGGTACCGGTAAAACCCATCTTGCGATTGGATTAGGCATTGAAGCCTGTTTAGCGGGCTATAAAGTGTATTTCACAAGTGTAGCATCACTTGTGAATCAATTAAAGGAAAGCCGTTCTGCGAGAACATTGCGCTCCTTTGAACTAAAATTTGAGAAGTATGATTTAGTCATCATCGATGAACTCGGGTACATTTCATTCGATAAAGAAGGAGCAGAACTTCTGTTCACGCACTTATCGTTACGTGCCGGTCGAGCAGCGACAATTATAACAAGTAATCTAACGTTTGAACGCTGGGAAGAAGTATTCCACGATCCAGTATTAACATCAGCTTTAACCGATCGACTCACGCATCGAGCGCACATCATCAACATGATTGGTGGCTCCTATCGAATTTTAGAAACGAAAGAATGGATCGAACAGAGCAATTTTTAG
- a CDS encoding DMT family transporter — translation MRFIFYVFAFLAGAALSFEGAIYAELGKTIGQIETSFYNFFMGSIIMGLLWLFFGKGRISYTLEAPKWALLGGLLGVVYLTSIVVSVPFVGVGITMVAVIIGQLMMSMTIEHFGWLGSKKNKINKEKIYAVISMIIALILIN, via the coding sequence ATGCGCTTTATATTTTATGTATTTGCTTTTTTAGCTGGTGCAGCACTTAGCTTTGAAGGCGCAATCTACGCTGAACTAGGAAAAACAATCGGACAAATCGAAACAAGCTTTTATAACTTCTTTATGGGCTCAATCATCATGGGGCTTTTGTGGCTCTTTTTTGGAAAAGGCAGGATTTCCTATACATTGGAGGCACCTAAATGGGCATTGCTTGGAGGGCTCTTGGGAGTTGTTTATTTAACTTCCATCGTTGTAAGTGTCCCATTCGTCGGTGTTGGTATTACCATGGTTGCTGTCATCATCGGGCAATTGATGATGAGTATGACGATTGAGCATTTCGGATGGTTAGGTAGTAAGAAAAATAAGATTAATAAAGAAAAAATATATGCGGTTATTTCAATGATCATTGCACTTATATTAATAAACTAG
- a CDS encoding transglycosylase domain-containing protein, which produces MKRVERRQQQKLNGRIWRKVKDKKIMMKVIVGASVFLLCCLLVVNIFIWKSDVSKLEEPTPQPTIIYDQHGEIASKVTGSKIDGVKIEQIPEHLIQAVIATEDQKFYKHSGINVIGIVRALTQNTMSGEIVAGGSTITQQLAKNVFLSQERTYTRKIKELILTKKIERTYDKDEIMERYLNQIYFGEGAWGVQRASQTYFGKDVSEVTLGESAMLAGLIKAPSVLSPLKDMNKSVQRRDLVLSLMEKEGYITQNDLKKAKEQPIVLEGRKIDEYKGKYPYYVDHIIDEAIKQYGLTENEVLSGGLHIYTELNPAIQNAVEQVYKDNELFPEGQSDQLVQSGAILINPSTGGISALVGGRGEHTFRGFNRATQLKRQPASAMKPLAAYTPALEQGYEMYDKLPDSPINIDGYQPMNYDKRFHGEVTMYEALVNSYNIPPVWLLNKMGLKSGINAVERFGIELKEEDHNLGLALGGLTEGVSPLQMAQAFSTFPNDGVMVEAHAIQKIEDADGKIIAKWEHNETSVTKPLVAQEITYMLKGVVEEGSAKNAQIEGWEVAGKTGTSELPFSNSGGAKDHWFVGYTPEIVGAIWMGYDQTDENHYLSGTGGMTATKVFNEILTESITEFNQKEFGLSLLGKQLREQAKKEEEQRKKEKVKEKKQVKEEKEKEKKERDKEKEKKEKDKEKKDKDKEKKEIDKEKKEIDKEKKEKEKEKKERDKEKEKKEKEKEKEKEKEKEKENEKEKE; this is translated from the coding sequence GTGAAAAGAGTGGAAAGAAGACAGCAGCAAAAATTAAACGGGCGGATATGGCGTAAGGTTAAAGATAAAAAAATAATGATGAAAGTTATAGTAGGAGCGTCAGTATTTTTATTGTGCTGTTTGCTCGTAGTTAATATTTTCATTTGGAAAAGCGATGTCAGTAAACTAGAAGAACCTACGCCGCAGCCAACGATTATTTATGATCAACATGGTGAGATAGCCAGTAAAGTAACAGGTTCGAAAATAGATGGCGTCAAAATAGAACAGATTCCGGAACATCTGATTCAGGCTGTAATTGCAACCGAAGACCAGAAGTTTTATAAGCATAGTGGGATTAATGTGATAGGAATTGTACGTGCATTGACTCAAAACACGATGAGTGGAGAAATTGTTGCCGGGGGAAGTACGATTACACAGCAGTTGGCTAAAAACGTCTTTCTATCACAAGAGCGTACCTATACGAGGAAGATTAAAGAACTGATTTTGACGAAAAAAATTGAACGAACATACGATAAAGACGAAATTATGGAACGTTATTTAAACCAGATCTATTTTGGTGAAGGAGCCTGGGGCGTGCAGCGTGCTTCCCAAACGTATTTCGGCAAAGATGTCAGTGAAGTAACATTAGGTGAGTCGGCTATGCTTGCGGGGTTGATTAAAGCGCCTTCTGTTTTGTCACCATTAAAAGACATGAATAAATCAGTTCAGCGGAGAGACCTTGTTCTATCATTGATGGAAAAGGAAGGTTACATTACTCAAAACGATTTGAAAAAAGCTAAAGAACAGCCGATCGTATTAGAAGGTAGAAAGATTGATGAGTATAAGGGGAAATATCCTTATTATGTCGACCATATTATTGACGAAGCGATCAAACAATACGGGCTGACGGAAAATGAGGTTCTTTCGGGCGGACTTCATATTTATACAGAACTGAATCCTGCAATACAAAATGCAGTTGAACAGGTATATAAGGATAATGAACTATTTCCTGAAGGGCAATCTGATCAGCTAGTCCAAAGTGGGGCGATCTTGATCAATCCCTCAACTGGAGGAATTAGTGCACTTGTTGGAGGTAGGGGAGAACATACTTTTAGAGGGTTTAATCGAGCTACTCAATTAAAACGTCAACCAGCATCCGCTATGAAACCATTGGCGGCATATACTCCTGCTCTGGAACAAGGCTATGAAATGTATGATAAATTACCAGATTCACCGATTAATATTGACGGGTACCAGCCAATGAACTATGACAAACGATTCCATGGGGAAGTCACAATGTATGAAGCATTGGTGAATTCATACAATATCCCACCGGTATGGCTATTAAATAAAATGGGGTTGAAATCCGGTATAAATGCAGTGGAGCGTTTTGGCATTGAATTGAAAGAAGAGGATCATAATTTAGGTTTAGCACTTGGTGGTTTAACTGAAGGGGTTTCTCCTTTACAAATGGCTCAGGCGTTTTCAACATTTCCTAATGATGGTGTGATGGTAGAAGCACACGCCATTCAAAAAATTGAAGATGCAGATGGCAAGATCATTGCTAAGTGGGAGCATAATGAGACGAGCGTGACAAAGCCCCTAGTCGCTCAAGAAATAACATATATGCTTAAAGGTGTTGTCGAAGAAGGTTCAGCGAAAAATGCTCAAATAGAAGGATGGGAAGTAGCCGGCAAAACGGGCACATCAGAGCTTCCTTTTTCGAATTCCGGTGGTGCAAAGGATCACTGGTTTGTTGGATATACGCCAGAAATAGTGGGCGCAATTTGGATGGGCTATGATCAAACAGATGAAAATCATTATTTGTCAGGAACCGGCGGAATGACTGCCACAAAGGTTTTCAACGAAATTTTGACTGAATCGATTACTGAGTTTAACCAAAAAGAATTTGGCTTATCTCTACTAGGCAAACAGCTAAGGGAACAGGCGAAGAAAGAGGAAGAACAGAGGAAGAAAGAAAAAGTGAAAGAAAAGAAACAGGTGAAGGAGGAGAAGGAAAAAGAGAAGAAAGAGAGGGATAAAGAAAAGGAGAAGAAAGAGAAAGATAAAGAGAAGAAAGATAAAGATAAAGAGAAAAAAGAGATAGATAAAGAGAAAAAAGAGATAGATAAAGAGAAGAAGGAAAAGGAAAAAGAGAAGAAAGAGAGGGATAAAGAAAAGGAGAAGAAAGAGAAAGAAAAAGAGAAAGAAAAAGAGAAAGAAAAAGAGAAAGAAAATGAGAAAGAAAAGGAGTGA